A genomic segment from Cyanobium sp. NIES-981 encodes:
- the acsF gene encoding magnesium-protoporphyrin IX monomethyl ester (oxidative) cyclase, whose protein sequence is MTVASTTAAGPAPHLQENLLTPRFYTTDIARAARTDLDAQRAAFEAMLTEMEADYNRDHFDRKAPLARLSALSAEEKEAYESYLVRSCVSEFSGFLLFKELSRQLQRAHRPELGRLFNLMARDEARHAGFLNRALVAEGIDIDLPALSGRRPITWFPLNWVLYSVYLSEKIGYWRYILIDRHLKAHPDHAFAPLFDFFEPWCQDENRHGDIFNLLIRCWPELRGGVRGRLLSRFFLWSVFLTHSLTVCERGDFYRLLGMDPDHFDAEVMRQTNRTARRAFPVVFQLEGSAYLALRDQLVATFRQLRASRGQPLRRLGLQGRFALLLLRQFLQPMVPSTPAAA, encoded by the coding sequence ATGACCGTCGCCAGCACCACTGCAGCAGGCCCGGCTCCCCATCTGCAGGAAAACCTGCTGACGCCGCGCTTTTACACCACAGACATCGCCAGAGCCGCCCGCACCGATCTCGACGCCCAGAGGGCCGCCTTCGAGGCGATGCTCACCGAGATGGAGGCCGACTACAACCGCGATCACTTCGATCGCAAGGCCCCGCTCGCGCGGCTGTCCGCCCTCAGCGCCGAGGAGAAGGAGGCCTACGAGAGCTACCTGGTGCGCTCCTGCGTGTCGGAATTTTCCGGTTTCCTGCTGTTCAAGGAGCTCTCCCGCCAGCTGCAGAGGGCCCACCGGCCGGAGCTGGGCCGTCTGTTCAACCTGATGGCCCGCGACGAAGCCCGCCATGCCGGCTTTCTGAACCGGGCCCTGGTGGCCGAGGGCATCGACATCGATCTGCCCGCCCTCAGCGGCAGGCGCCCGATCACGTGGTTCCCGCTCAACTGGGTGCTCTACTCGGTATATCTCTCCGAGAAGATCGGCTACTGGCGCTACATCCTGATTGACCGGCACCTGAAGGCCCATCCAGACCATGCCTTCGCGCCGCTGTTTGATTTCTTCGAGCCCTGGTGCCAGGACGAGAACCGCCACGGCGACATCTTCAACCTGCTGATCCGCTGCTGGCCGGAGCTGCGCGGCGGTGTGCGGGGACGCCTGCTGAGCCGATTCTTTCTCTGGAGCGTCTTTCTCACCCACAGCCTCACCGTCTGCGAGCGGGGTGACTTCTACCGGCTGCTGGGCATGGATCCCGATCACTTCGATGCCGAGGTGATGCGGCAGACCAACCGCACGGCCCGCCGCGCCTTCCCCGTGGTGTTCCAGCTGGAGGGCAGCGCCTATCTGGCCCTGCGCGATCAGCTGGTGGCCACGTTCCGGCAGCTCCGCGCCAGCCGGGGACAGCCCCTGCGCCGGCTGGGGCTGCAGGGGCGTTTCGCCCTGCTGCTGCTGCGCCAGTTCCTGCAACCGATGGTGCCCTCCACTCCGGCTGCCGCCTGA
- a CDS encoding DUF3177 family protein has product MPDSLYRSLVWLDHRLAVLFSVGLPLVLLLWAALRRERALVRLLGIYWKVASLLLITVLLLTDRRPAGLVVAVIAQLLLVVSLWFWVDLNEELADLPPWRPLPLTVRIWRWAITFWAPLGALFSATALGCMDAARLASPRCAVWIQAPAELHRHVAAVFGFVFGGQWTPAVAAFVGYLALVAYAVGLLQWLLVRLPRQGRVAGEF; this is encoded by the coding sequence GTGCCGGATTCGCTGTACCGCTCCCTGGTGTGGCTTGATCACCGCCTGGCCGTGCTGTTCAGCGTCGGTCTGCCGCTGGTGCTGCTCCTCTGGGCCGCGCTGCGGCGGGAGCGGGCCCTGGTGCGGTTGCTGGGGATCTACTGGAAGGTGGCCAGCCTGTTGCTGATCACCGTGCTGCTGCTCACCGACCGCCGGCCGGCCGGGCTGGTGGTGGCGGTGATCGCCCAGTTGCTGCTGGTGGTGAGTCTGTGGTTCTGGGTGGATCTCAACGAGGAGCTGGCCGATCTGCCGCCGTGGCGCCCCCTGCCCCTCACGGTGCGCATCTGGCGCTGGGCCATCACCTTCTGGGCTCCGCTCGGCGCGCTCTTCAGCGCCACGGCGCTGGGCTGCATGGATGCGGCCCGGCTGGCCTCGCCCCGCTGCGCGGTCTGGATCCAGGCGCCGGCGGAGCTGCACCGCCATGTCGCCGCCGTCTTCGGCTTCGTGTTCGGCGGCCAGTGGACCCCCGCCGTGGCCGCCTTCGTGGGCTACCTGGCCCTGGTGGCCTACGCCGTGGGTCTGCTGCAGTGGCTGCTGGTGCGCCTGCCGCGGCAGGGGAGGGTGGCCGGTGAGTTCTGA
- a CDS encoding IctB family putative bicarbonate transporter, with product MGESSSPVPAPLLLRWQGWLAEGGGPLAERLLPIAGLTLCVLMAGLPVLSRTGLSLLILASGMLWLLLVLRRPAAGVGPIHAWILAILAVSLLATGFSPVPVAAAKGLLKLVSYLGVYALMQELLHQAPLWWDRIVAALLGGQLLTSVIGIRQLYGDTGELARWADPNSVSDGTVRIYGTLGNPNLLGGYLLPILPLALVALLRWPGWPPRLYALSALILGTAALVLTYSRGAWMGLVAQVAVVLLLLAMRLTRSWPRLWRRLVPLLLLLLASALLAVLVTQVEPLRVRVMSLVAGRQDSSNNFRINVWLAALDMIQSRPWLGIGPGNDAFNRIYPLFQQPKFNALSAYSIPLELAVEAGIPGLLVGVGLVIAAIRQALSAWWEGGSWALPALAALAVIAGLGVQGLTDTIFFRPEVQLSAWFSLASLAAAGRQSSADQTMPPQP from the coding sequence GTGGGTGAATCCTCCAGCCCAGTGCCCGCCCCCCTGCTGCTGCGATGGCAGGGGTGGCTGGCCGAGGGGGGAGGGCCGCTGGCGGAGCGCTTGCTGCCCATCGCAGGACTCACCCTCTGCGTCCTGATGGCGGGTCTGCCGGTGCTGAGCCGCACTGGCCTCTCCCTGCTGATCCTGGCCAGCGGAATGCTGTGGCTGCTGCTGGTGCTGCGGCGCCCCGCCGCCGGAGTCGGCCCCATCCACGCCTGGATCCTGGCCATCCTGGCGGTGTCGCTGCTCGCCACAGGCTTCTCTCCGGTGCCGGTGGCCGCCGCCAAGGGCCTGCTCAAACTGGTGAGCTACCTGGGGGTCTACGCCCTGATGCAGGAGCTGCTCCATCAGGCTCCGCTCTGGTGGGATCGGATCGTGGCGGCCCTGCTGGGCGGCCAGCTGCTCACCAGCGTGATCGGGATCCGGCAGCTCTACGGCGACACCGGCGAACTGGCCCGCTGGGCCGACCCCAACTCCGTGAGTGACGGCACGGTGCGGATCTACGGCACGCTGGGCAATCCCAACCTGCTGGGGGGCTACCTGTTGCCGATCCTGCCGCTGGCCCTGGTGGCCCTGCTGCGCTGGCCGGGCTGGCCGCCACGGCTGTACGCCCTCAGTGCTCTCATCCTCGGCACAGCGGCCCTGGTGCTCACCTACAGCCGCGGCGCCTGGATGGGCCTGGTGGCCCAGGTGGCGGTGGTGCTGCTGCTGCTGGCGATGCGCCTCACCCGCTCCTGGCCACGGTTGTGGCGGCGGCTGGTGCCCCTGCTGCTGCTGCTCCTGGCCAGCGCCCTGCTGGCGGTGCTGGTGACCCAGGTGGAACCGCTGCGGGTGCGGGTGATGAGCCTGGTGGCCGGCCGTCAGGACAGCTCCAACAACTTCCGGATCAACGTGTGGCTGGCGGCGCTGGACATGATCCAGAGCCGGCCCTGGCTGGGGATCGGGCCTGGGAACGATGCCTTCAACCGCATCTATCCCCTGTTCCAGCAGCCCAAGTTCAATGCCCTCAGCGCCTACTCGATCCCCCTGGAGCTGGCGGTGGAGGCCGGCATCCCCGGTCTGCTGGTGGGGGTGGGTCTGGTGATCGCCGCCATCCGCCAGGCGCTCAGCGCGTGGTGGGAAGGCGGCTCCTGGGCCCTGCCGGCCCTGGCCGCCCTGGCCGTGATCGCGGGCCTGGGGGTGCAGGGCCTCACCGACACCATCTTCTTCCGGCCGGAAGTGCAGCTGAGTGCCTGGTTCAGCCTGGCCAGCCTCGCTGCCGCCGGGCGCCAGAGCTCCGCAGACCAGACGATGCCGCCACAGCCCTGA
- the ileS gene encoding isoleucine--tRNA ligase encodes MTASSAPASYKDTLNLLQTPFSMRANAKVREPEIQAFWAEQRIYERLSRENSGPVFTLHDGPPYANGALHVGHALNKILKDIINKTALLQGRRARFVPGWDCHGLPIELKVLQGLKSSERAGLTPLSLRRKAHAYALEQVEGQKAGFRRWGIWADWDSPYLTLQKSYEAAQIGVFGAMVLAGHIYRGLKPVHWSPSSRTALAEAELEYPDGHTSPSVYVAFPVEAVPTALAGRLRAEGIEVEDSGAMGAQGRPITLSVAIWTTTPWTLPANLAIAVNGRLDYSICEVDRGDSLSNHLVVATELVAGLETTLGLTLRPLLTLKGEQLEGIVYRHPLLERRGQVVIGGDYITTEAGTGLVHTAPGHGVDDFNTGRKYNLPVLCPVDEAGTLTEEAGPFAGTNVLKDANPAIVAALREAGVLLSEQHYEHRYPYDWRTKKPTIFRATEQWFASVEGFRQAALDAIARVEWLPASGRNRIEAMVSERGDWCISRQRTWGVPIPVFYHRDTGEVLLNQATLGHIQALIAEHGADVWWEREEAGLLPPELAHQADQWRKGTDTMDVWFDSGSSWAGVLQERGLDYPADLYLEGSDQHRGWFQSSLLTSVAVNGTAPYRRVLTHGFTLDEKGRKMSKSLGNVVDPAVLVEGGRNEKQEPAYGADVLRLWVSSVDYSADVPLGPGIVKQLADVYRKVRNTARYLLGNLHDFDPRPVEEGGHAIPVDALPLLDRWMLQRTAALIDAVTGDFERYEFYRFFQALQNFCVVDLSNVYLDIAKDRLYVSGAGDFRRRSCQTVLALVVERLAGLIAPVLCHMAEDIWQNLPYPVAEVSVFQRGWPTAPPSWHQPAVEGPMAQILELRTLVNRQLEACRKQAGKGADRGGGGEAIGASLEAQVQLEIAGDARTAPLREALDWLAAAGRPGVDDLADWLLVSELRVGGQPPDGVLAETEQNGITVRVARAAGTKCERCWHYTSDIGTSSIHPSLCGRCATVLG; translated from the coding sequence GTGACCGCCAGCTCTGCGCCTGCCTCCTACAAGGACACCCTCAACCTGCTGCAGACCCCGTTTTCGATGCGGGCCAATGCCAAGGTGCGGGAGCCGGAGATCCAGGCCTTCTGGGCGGAGCAGCGGATCTACGAACGGCTCAGCCGGGAGAACAGCGGCCCGGTGTTCACCCTGCATGACGGCCCTCCCTACGCCAACGGGGCCCTGCATGTGGGCCACGCCCTCAACAAGATCCTCAAGGACATCATCAACAAGACGGCGCTGCTGCAGGGCCGCCGGGCACGCTTCGTGCCCGGCTGGGACTGCCACGGCCTGCCGATCGAGCTGAAGGTGCTGCAGGGGCTCAAGAGCAGCGAGCGCGCCGGGCTCACGCCGCTGAGCCTGCGCCGGAAGGCCCACGCCTACGCCCTGGAGCAGGTGGAAGGGCAGAAAGCCGGCTTCCGGCGCTGGGGCATCTGGGCCGACTGGGATTCCCCTTACCTCACGCTTCAGAAGAGCTACGAGGCGGCCCAGATCGGCGTGTTCGGCGCCATGGTGCTGGCGGGCCACATCTACCGGGGCCTCAAGCCCGTGCACTGGAGCCCCAGCTCCCGCACCGCCCTGGCGGAAGCCGAGCTCGAGTACCCCGACGGCCACACCTCCCCCAGCGTCTACGTGGCCTTCCCGGTGGAGGCCGTGCCCACGGCCCTGGCCGGCCGCCTGCGGGCCGAGGGCATCGAGGTGGAGGACTCCGGCGCGATGGGGGCCCAGGGCCGGCCGATCACGCTCTCCGTGGCCATCTGGACCACCACCCCCTGGACCCTCCCCGCCAACCTGGCCATCGCGGTGAACGGCCGGCTCGACTACAGCATCTGTGAGGTGGACCGCGGCGACAGCCTCTCCAATCACCTCGTGGTGGCCACCGAGCTGGTGGCGGGCCTGGAGACAACCCTGGGGCTGACCCTCAGGCCCCTGCTCACCCTGAAGGGAGAGCAGCTGGAGGGAATCGTGTACCGCCACCCCCTGCTGGAGCGCCGCGGCCAGGTGGTGATCGGCGGTGACTACATCACCACCGAAGCCGGCACGGGGCTGGTGCACACCGCTCCCGGCCACGGCGTGGACGACTTCAACACCGGCCGGAAGTACAACCTGCCGGTGCTCTGCCCGGTGGATGAGGCCGGCACCCTCACCGAGGAGGCCGGCCCCTTCGCCGGCACGAACGTGCTCAAGGACGCCAACCCGGCGATCGTGGCGGCCCTGCGGGAGGCCGGTGTGCTGCTGAGCGAGCAGCACTACGAACACCGTTACCCCTACGACTGGCGCACCAAGAAGCCCACGATCTTCCGCGCCACCGAGCAGTGGTTCGCCTCGGTGGAGGGGTTCCGCCAGGCCGCCCTCGACGCCATCGCCCGGGTGGAGTGGCTGCCGGCCAGCGGCCGCAACCGCATCGAGGCGATGGTGAGCGAGCGGGGCGACTGGTGCATCAGCCGCCAGCGCACCTGGGGCGTGCCGATCCCCGTGTTCTACCACCGCGACACCGGTGAGGTGCTGCTCAATCAGGCCACCCTGGGCCACATCCAGGCCCTGATCGCCGAGCACGGCGCCGACGTGTGGTGGGAGCGGGAGGAGGCCGGCCTGCTGCCGCCCGAGCTGGCCCACCAGGCCGACCAGTGGCGCAAGGGCACCGACACGATGGACGTGTGGTTCGACTCGGGCTCCTCCTGGGCCGGCGTGCTGCAGGAGCGGGGCCTTGACTATCCCGCCGACCTCTACCTGGAGGGGAGCGACCAGCACCGCGGCTGGTTCCAGAGCAGCCTGCTCACCTCGGTGGCGGTGAATGGCACCGCGCCCTACCGGCGGGTGCTCACCCACGGCTTCACCCTCGATGAGAAGGGCCGCAAGATGAGCAAATCCCTCGGCAACGTGGTGGATCCGGCGGTGCTGGTGGAGGGGGGCCGCAACGAGAAGCAGGAGCCGGCCTACGGCGCCGATGTGCTGCGGCTGTGGGTGAGCTCGGTGGATTATTCCGCCGATGTGCCCCTGGGTCCGGGCATCGTGAAGCAGCTGGCGGATGTGTACCGCAAGGTGCGCAACACGGCGCGCTACCTGCTCGGCAACCTGCACGATTTCGACCCGCGGCCTGTCGAGGAAGGGGGCCACGCCATCCCCGTGGACGCGCTGCCGTTGCTGGATCGGTGGATGCTGCAGCGCACCGCCGCGCTGATCGACGCCGTGACGGGCGACTTCGAGCGCTACGAGTTCTACCGCTTCTTCCAGGCTCTGCAGAACTTCTGCGTGGTGGACCTCTCGAACGTGTACCTCGACATCGCCAAGGACCGGCTCTACGTGAGCGGGGCCGGCGACTTTCGCCGCCGCAGCTGCCAGACGGTGCTGGCCCTGGTGGTGGAACGGCTGGCCGGCCTGATCGCACCGGTGCTGTGCCACATGGCCGAGGACATCTGGCAGAACCTGCCCTATCCGGTGGCTGAGGTGTCGGTGTTCCAGCGCGGCTGGCCCACGGCACCGCCCAGCTGGCACCAGCCGGCGGTGGAGGGCCCGATGGCCCAGATCCTGGAGCTCCGGACTCTGGTGAACCGCCAGCTGGAGGCCTGCCGGAAGCAGGCCGGCAAGGGGGCCGACCGGGGCGGCGGCGGGGAGGCCATCGGCGCCTCCCTGGAAGCCCAGGTGCAGCTGGAGATCGCCGGGGACGCCCGAACGGCCCCCCTGCGCGAAGCCCTGGACTGGTTGGCCGCCGCTGGCCGGCCGGGCGTCGATGACCTCGCCGACTGGCTGCTGGTCTCCGAGCTCAGGGTCGGGGGGCAACCGCCCGATGGGGTGCTGGCCGAAACCGAGCAGAACGGCATCACGGTGCGGGTCGCCAGGGCTGCGGGCACCAAGTGCGAGCGCTGCTGGCACTACACCAGCGACATCGGAACCTCCAGCATCCACCCCAGCCTCTGCGGACGTTGCGCGACGGTCCTCGGCTGA
- a CDS encoding pentapeptide repeat-containing protein, translating to MAEHPRAGGPPATLAQLRAALAAGERQFRGLRLGELDAQDLDLSHCNLGGSCFKEARFGRARLRGAQVEGCCFQRALLWGADLSALQAAHSFWQDADLSGARLQGACLSGAFLHRCCLRGVVAAGSDWRQARLVEADFRSGLDQLTDLGAADFRGADLTFALLRGANLHGANLQGCCLYGADLTGADLRQADLQGCDLRDTQLQDAPLEGALLGGALLPKT from the coding sequence ATGGCGGAGCACCCGCGGGCCGGAGGGCCGCCGGCCACCCTGGCCCAGCTGCGGGCCGCCCTGGCGGCCGGGGAGCGCCAGTTCCGGGGTCTGCGTCTGGGGGAACTCGACGCCCAGGACCTCGACCTCTCCCACTGCAACCTGGGGGGCAGCTGCTTCAAGGAGGCCCGCTTCGGCCGTGCCCGGCTCCGGGGGGCCCAGGTGGAAGGCTGCTGCTTCCAGCGGGCCCTGCTCTGGGGAGCCGACCTGTCCGCCCTGCAGGCGGCCCACTCCTTCTGGCAGGACGCGGACCTCTCCGGCGCCCGCCTGCAGGGAGCCTGCCTCAGCGGGGCCTTCCTGCACCGCTGCTGCCTGCGGGGGGTGGTGGCGGCCGGCAGCGACTGGCGCCAGGCCCGCCTGGTGGAAGCGGATTTCCGCTCCGGTCTCGACCAGCTCACCGACCTGGGCGCCGCCGATTTCCGGGGGGCTGATCTCACCTTTGCCCTGCTCCGGGGCGCCAATCTGCATGGCGCCAACCTGCAGGGTTGCTGCCTCTACGGTGCCGATCTCACCGGCGCCGATCTGCGCCAGGCGGATCTGCAGGGCTGTGATCTGCGCGATACCCAGTTGCAGGACGCCCCACTGGAGGGGGCTCTGCTGGGCGGGGCTCTGCTGCCGAAGACCTGA
- a CDS encoding BadF/BadG/BcrA/BcrD ATPase family protein: MAAPIPVIAGFDAGQTHTTCRLALCPPGGGCIQLAEGEGPGVRHLQAPGGPAAFHEALSASLAVALAACPAAVAATGLSAAAIGASGIEVGSAVQEQGRRLAAEILALPLERVEVTGDERTALRGAMGEAAEGLVLISGTGTIAVGRNRHGREHRCAGWGWLLDGAGSAMDIGRDGLTASLAMADGREPETALRHQLWSALGLDPAAAGSPQAIKALVVQPDFGPAGFAALAPVVAAAAAAGDAAALAIVQRQAGALAAMAATIARELQLEPATIWPMGGVLEHLAVVRQHLALALRATLPTAALRAAAGDACAGALALAAERLP, translated from the coding sequence ATGGCCGCGCCCATCCCGGTGATCGCGGGCTTCGACGCCGGCCAGACCCACACCACCTGCCGGCTGGCCCTCTGCCCGCCCGGCGGCGGCTGCATCCAGCTGGCGGAAGGGGAAGGTCCCGGTGTCCGCCATCTGCAGGCCCCAGGCGGGCCGGCAGCGTTTCACGAGGCCCTGAGCGCCAGCCTGGCCGTGGCGCTCGCGGCCTGCCCCGCTGCCGTGGCGGCGACGGGACTCAGCGCGGCCGCCATCGGCGCCAGCGGCATCGAAGTGGGCAGTGCCGTGCAGGAGCAGGGCCGCCGGCTGGCCGCCGAGATCCTCGCTCTGCCGCTGGAACGGGTGGAGGTGACCGGGGACGAGCGCACCGCCCTGCGCGGGGCGATGGGGGAGGCCGCCGAGGGGCTGGTGCTGATCAGCGGCACCGGCACCATCGCCGTGGGGCGCAACCGCCACGGGCGGGAGCATCGCTGCGCTGGCTGGGGATGGCTGCTGGATGGCGCGGGCTCGGCGATGGACATCGGCCGCGATGGGCTCACCGCTTCCCTGGCCATGGCAGACGGCCGGGAGCCGGAGACCGCCCTGCGGCATCAGCTCTGGAGCGCCCTGGGCCTCGACCCGGCGGCGGCCGGGAGCCCGCAGGCCATCAAGGCCCTGGTGGTGCAACCGGACTTCGGCCCCGCCGGCTTTGCGGCGCTGGCCCCGGTCGTGGCGGCGGCGGCGGCGGCCGGTGACGCCGCCGCGCTGGCCATCGTGCAGCGCCAGGCGGGAGCCCTGGCGGCGATGGCCGCCACCATCGCCCGGGAGCTGCAGCTGGAGCCGGCGACCATCTGGCCGATGGGCGGCGTGCTGGAGCACCTGGCCGTGGTGCGGCAGCACCTGGCGCTGGCTCTGCGCGCCACCCTGCCCACGGCGGCCCTGCGGGCAGCGGCAGGGGATGCCTGCGCCGGGGCTCTGGCCCTCGCCGCCGAGCGCCTCCCCTGA
- a CDS encoding FIST N-terminal domain-containing protein, which produces MAAFPLPRWLAQRLGGPSDPAWCRTALATEPSLEGSLQALSRQLRGVGTADLALVFVSATYASDLPRLLPLLRERFRARHWIGCLGGGVVGTPAGRESRELEQEPGVSLTLLHLPGAILTPFAIENGPLPDLDGPAEPWLSLLGEPDPATDASMLLLIDPGFPAINDLISGLDYACPTAVKVGGIAGQHSARHGSLLFDDRVCSGAVGCLIGGAWGLDPVVAQGCRPIGPVFEVEQAQRNVVLEVSQNNRRNSPVAALQEILTGLSAEERDLVKHSLFLGVGRNSFSLEGRNSGEPPAFLVRNLIGVDPRNGAVAVAERMRIGQQVQFQLRDATASRQELRQLLRRQHSREPEPLAALLFACLGRGQGLYGEPDGDVSLCRECFGDLPVGGAFCNGEIGPIAGSTQLHGYTASWGFVVPRQGATSA; this is translated from the coding sequence ATGGCTGCCTTTCCCCTGCCCCGCTGGTTGGCCCAACGTCTGGGGGGGCCATCGGATCCGGCCTGGTGCCGCACGGCGCTGGCCACCGAGCCCTCCCTGGAAGGATCGTTGCAGGCGCTGAGCCGCCAGTTGCGGGGCGTCGGCACGGCTGATCTGGCCCTGGTGTTCGTGTCGGCCACCTACGCCAGCGACCTGCCCCGGCTGCTGCCGCTGCTGCGCGAACGCTTCCGGGCCCGCCACTGGATCGGCTGCCTGGGTGGCGGCGTGGTGGGCACGCCAGCAGGCCGGGAGAGCCGCGAGCTGGAACAGGAGCCCGGGGTGAGCCTCACCCTGCTCCACCTGCCCGGGGCCATCCTCACGCCGTTCGCGATCGAGAACGGGCCCCTGCCGGACCTCGATGGCCCTGCCGAACCCTGGTTGTCACTGCTGGGCGAGCCGGATCCGGCCACCGACGCCTCGATGCTGCTGCTGATCGATCCCGGCTTCCCGGCCATCAACGACCTGATCAGCGGCCTGGACTACGCCTGCCCCACCGCCGTGAAGGTGGGGGGAATCGCGGGGCAGCACAGCGCCCGCCACGGATCCCTGCTCTTCGACGACCGCGTGTGCAGCGGCGCCGTGGGCTGCCTGATCGGCGGCGCCTGGGGGCTGGATCCGGTGGTGGCCCAGGGTTGCAGGCCGATCGGGCCGGTGTTCGAGGTGGAGCAGGCCCAGCGCAACGTGGTGCTGGAGGTGAGCCAGAACAACCGGCGCAACAGCCCGGTGGCGGCGCTGCAGGAGATCCTCACCGGCCTCAGCGCCGAGGAGCGCGACCTGGTGAAGCATTCCCTGTTTCTCGGCGTGGGGCGCAACAGCTTCAGCCTGGAGGGGCGCAACAGCGGGGAGCCTCCGGCATTCCTGGTGCGCAACCTGATCGGCGTCGATCCCCGCAACGGCGCGGTTGCGGTGGCCGAACGGATGCGGATCGGCCAGCAGGTGCAGTTCCAGCTGCGCGATGCCACCGCCTCCCGCCAGGAACTGCGCCAGCTGCTGCGGCGCCAGCACAGCCGGGAACCCGAACCGCTGGCGGCACTGCTGTTCGCCTGTCTCGGGCGCGGCCAGGGGCTGTACGGGGAGCCTGACGGCGACGTGAGCCTCTGCCGGGAGTGTTTCGGCGACCTGCCGGTGGGTGGAGCCTTCTGCAACGGCGAGATCGGGCCGATCGCCGGCAGCACCCAGCTGCACGGCTACACCGCCAGCTGGGGGTTCGTGGTGCCCCGACAGGGAGCGACCAGCGCCTGA
- a CDS encoding helix-turn-helix transcriptional regulator, with protein sequence MDHLADYFKVFSEPNRLAVLEALRPGPLNVTAVVEKTGLSQALVSKHLKLLTIAGVVQRRPEGALVFYAVIDPAVFALIAQAQKLLLAARRQQLDALAAIL encoded by the coding sequence GTGGACCATCTGGCCGACTACTTCAAGGTGTTCTCCGAGCCCAACCGCCTGGCGGTGCTGGAGGCCCTGCGGCCCGGCCCCCTCAACGTGACGGCCGTGGTCGAGAAGACCGGGCTCAGCCAGGCGCTGGTCTCGAAGCATCTCAAGCTCCTCACCATCGCGGGCGTGGTGCAGCGCCGTCCGGAAGGAGCCCTCGTGTTCTATGCAGTGATTGATCCGGCCGTGTTCGCGTTGATCGCCCAGGCCCAGAAGCTCCTGCTGGCGGCGCGCCGCCAGCAGCTCGATGCCCTCGCGGCCATCCTCTGA
- the trmB gene encoding tRNA (guanosine(46)-N7)-methyltransferase TrmB, which translates to MRQHVNPLSRFYQQPRPLPPPADLFPRPELPIHLDIGCARGRFLLALAPLEPQRNYLGLEIRRPLVEAAEAERRALGLDHLHFLFCNANVSLEPWLEGLPPGLLERVSIQFPDPWFKSRHHKRRVLQPALLRGIAGGLAPGRQLFIQSDVLAVITPMVELIEASGCFTRPPEDSRPWRRSNPLPVPTERERHVQAQGLPVYRVLYLRNAQEMPPLLELEQVLEAGAGVPAGEAPIIPPEPSHRHRG; encoded by the coding sequence GTGCGGCAGCACGTCAATCCCCTCAGCCGCTTCTACCAGCAGCCCCGGCCGCTGCCGCCTCCGGCTGATCTGTTCCCCCGGCCGGAGTTGCCGATCCACCTGGACATCGGCTGCGCCCGGGGCCGTTTCCTGCTGGCCCTCGCGCCCTTGGAACCCCAGCGCAACTACCTGGGGCTGGAGATCCGCAGGCCCCTGGTGGAGGCCGCGGAGGCGGAGCGCCGGGCGCTGGGACTCGACCATCTCCACTTCCTGTTCTGCAATGCCAACGTGAGCCTCGAGCCGTGGCTGGAGGGCTTGCCGCCGGGTCTGCTGGAGCGCGTGAGCATCCAGTTCCCCGACCCCTGGTTCAAGAGCCGCCACCACAAGCGACGGGTGCTGCAGCCCGCCCTGCTGCGGGGGATCGCCGGCGGGCTCGCCCCCGGACGCCAGCTGTTCATCCAGAGCGATGTGCTGGCGGTGATCACGCCGATGGTGGAGCTGATCGAGGCCAGCGGCTGCTTCACAAGGCCGCCGGAGGACAGCCGGCCCTGGCGCCGAAGCAATCCTCTGCCGGTGCCGACGGAGCGGGAACGGCATGTGCAGGCCCAGGGACTGCCGGTCTATCGCGTGCTCTATCTCCGCAACGCGCAGGAGATGCCGCCGCTGCTGGAGCTGGAGCAGGTGCTGGAGGCCGGCGCGGGCGTCCCTGCCGGGGAGGCGCCCATAATCCCGCCAGAGCCGAGCCATCGCCACCGTGGGTGA
- a CDS encoding isoprenylcysteine carboxylmethyltransferase family protein gives MQLRHVINLHKGSTPLMVAGLMVAYGNATLGPWVYLALHGTYGLIWLLKDAIFPDRQWQQPIAWPMAVVGFLTLGLYWLAPFLLIRSGMVPPLPLVAAAIACNILGVFLHFGSDAQKHFTLQVRQGLITEGFFARSRNTNYLGELLIYLSFALLAMHWLPYLVLAGFGLGVFLPNMLRKDASLSRYPEFEAYRARSGLLLPRLRASGDA, from the coding sequence ATGCAGCTTCGCCACGTCATCAACCTCCACAAGGGCTCCACCCCGCTCATGGTGGCCGGTCTGATGGTGGCCTACGGCAATGCCACGCTGGGCCCGTGGGTGTACCTGGCCCTGCACGGCACCTACGGCCTGATCTGGCTTCTCAAGGACGCCATCTTCCCTGACCGCCAGTGGCAGCAACCGATCGCCTGGCCGATGGCGGTGGTGGGCTTCCTGACGCTGGGGCTGTACTGGCTGGCGCCGTTCCTGCTGATCCGCAGCGGGATGGTGCCTCCCCTGCCCCTGGTGGCCGCGGCGATCGCCTGCAACATCCTCGGGGTGTTTCTGCACTTCGGCAGTGATGCCCAGAAGCACTTCACGCTGCAGGTCCGGCAGGGCCTGATCACCGAGGGTTTCTTCGCCCGCAGCCGCAACACCAACTACCTGGGCGAGCTGCTGATCTATCTCTCCTTCGCCCTGCTGGCGATGCACTGGCTCCCCTACCTCGTGCTGGCCGGCTTTGGTCTGGGGGTCTTCCTGCCCAACATGCTCAGGAAGGATGCCTCCCTGTCCAGGTATCCGGAGTTCGAGGCCTACCGGGCGCGTTCGGGCCTGCTGCTGCCGCGCCTCCGGGCCAGTGGAGACGCCTGA